A portion of the Maniola hyperantus chromosome 24, iAphHyp1.2, whole genome shotgun sequence genome contains these proteins:
- the LOC117993516 gene encoding 5-hydroxytryptamine receptor 1-like: protein MAAQNHNFHCSRPSFVTLPSCLLILVSIVLQADAAFSDFNDSALNITNPNSTLNWTLYDTNSTSLKNLHIKHTKYSTLVTIILACLFLIVIFGTIVGNILVCIAVCLVRKLRRPSNYLIVSLAVSDLCVAVMVMPVAMVYDLMGTWPFGPVICDFWVSSDVISCAASILNLCMISVDRYYAITKPLEYGVKRTPKRMLFCVFIVWMSAALISLPPLLVLGNEKSETSCSVSQNKGYQIYATLGSFYLPLTVMVVVYYKIFSAARKIVKDERRAQSHLETHCYLEINVKNGGAAEAKLLGAQPAQPPTRGSTASTNTTCSIEKKESSIGRCFKGQRKSNESQCPMLQQQAPKTPTKPIHTINRPNSQMGPVPEIRHPPKERRRLSSENSNKLTTSRIRSSLSNFAHKNHFAKDLLQPTHSPHQKKLRFHLAKERKASTTLGIIMSAFIICWLPFFVLAVIRPFVKEDTIPDAISALFLWLGYVNSLLNPIIYATLNRDFRKPFQEILFFRCSNLNLMMREEFYHSQYGDPDTHFCVNHSSKAPNYDEGVEIVSAVDKEETRASESFL, encoded by the exons ATGGCGGCTCAAAACCATAATTTTCACTGTTCACGGCCTAGCTTTGTTACTTTACCTTCGTGTCTTCTCATACTCGTCTCTATAGTGTTACAAGCGGACGCGGCGTTCTCAGATTTTAATGATTCAGCTCTCAACATCACCAACCCAAATTCAACTTTGAACTGGACGTTATACGACACAAATTCGACCTCACTGAAAAATTTGCACATAAAACACACCAAATATTCGACGCTTGTGACTATAATTTTGGCGTGTCTTTTTTTGATCGTCATATTTGGAACAATAGTTGGGAACATATTAGTTTGCATCGCCGTTTGCTTAGTGAGAAAACTCAGAAGGCCTAGCAATTATCTGATAGTGTCACTCGCTGTTAGCGATCTCTGCGTCGCAGTGATGGTGATGCCAGTAGCGATGGTCTATGACTTAATGGGAACTTGGCCTTTTGGACCAGTGATTTGTGACTTCTGGGTTTCCAGCGACGTCATATCTTGCGCCGCGAGTATTCTAAACCTGTGTATGATATCAGTAGACAGATATTACGCGATAACAAAGCCCTTGGAATATGGAGTGAAGAGGACACCGAAGCGAATGCTTTTCTGCGTGTTTATCGTATGGATGAGTGCAGCATTGATATCGCTGCCACCATTACTGGTACTGGGTAATGAGAAATCAGAGACTTCGTGTTCGGTTTCTCAAAACAAGGGATACCAAATATACGCTACGTTAGGTTCATTTTATTTACCACTAACCGTGATGGTAGTGGTGTATTACAAAATTTTTAGTGCCGCCAGGAAGATTGTTAAAGATGAAAGACGTGCGCAATCGCATCTAGAAACGCATTGTTACTTGGAAATTAATGTGAAAAATGGTGGCGCAGCTGAAGCTAAGCTGTTGGGTGCTCAGCCTGCTCAACCTCCTACAAGAGGATCTACTGCCAGTACAAACACTACG TGTAGTATAGAGAAAAAGGAAAGTTCTATTGGAAGATGCTTCAAGGGACAACGaaaatcaaacgagtcgcaatgCCCAATGCTGCAGCAGCAAGCACCAAAAACACCCACGAAGCCCATTCACACAATCAATCGACCGAATTCTCAAATGGGCCCAGTGCCGGAGATCAGGCACCCACCAAAGGAGAGAAGAAGGCTATCATCTGAGAATAGTAACAAATTAACAACGAGCCGAATCCGTTCTTCATTATCAAATTTCGCTCACAAAAACCATTTTGCAAAAGATCTATTACAGCCAACACATTCACCGCATCAGAAGAAACTTCGGTTTCATTTGGCTAAAGAAAGAAAAGCTTCAACAACTCTTGGTATAATTATGTCAGCGTTCATTATTTGCTGGCTGCCGTTCTTTGTATTAGCTGTAATAAGACCTTTTGTTAAGGAGGATACTATTCCAGACGCTATAAGTGCACTCTTTCTCTGGTTAGGCTATGTAAATAGCCTCCTCAACCCGATCATTTACGCTACTTTGAACAGAGACTTCAGAAAACCATTCCAAGAAATTTTGTTCTTCAGATGTTCAAACTTGAACCTCATGATGCGTGAAGAATTTTATCACAGCCAATACGGGGATCCCGATACACATTTCTGCGTGAACCATTCTTCTAAAGCACCAAATTATGATGAAGGTGTTGAAATAGTTTCGGCTGTAGATAAAGAAGAGACTCGAGCTTCAGAAAGCTTTCTATGA